Proteins from a genomic interval of Rubinisphaera italica:
- a CDS encoding M20 family metallopeptidase: MRLNDDDLKSRLTALTRDLVIIPSTESRPSERERCFEFLHNHIDCIPDVKIDNYIVNDHRSMVVRPIGIEAPAILLCGHLDVIEHPQPNCYHSVIREGCIYGPGTGDMKGQIAILVELYCALNARHPGISIGLALTSDEEQGGTDGVRYLCDDIGLRCGVVIIPDGGSLSDITVEEKGVVHARVLFHGQEAHGARPWLGDNALEKLMQKLMQLKAHFATYWPDEPIVEQKNHWFPTCSITICETENTTTNRIPDQASAVLDIRFPPPHTSQSILSDLASILGPECQIQPKMMIAEPTHLDPDPLFCELTREFTDSLKLVRASGGSDSRFFRKYDIPVNLSRPLVGNLHALDEWIDIDSMVTYYRICEAYIERKLHLNKVF; this comes from the coding sequence ATGCGTTTGAATGATGATGACCTGAAATCTCGATTGACGGCCCTGACTCGTGACCTGGTCATTATACCGAGTACCGAAAGCCGCCCCTCAGAGCGGGAGCGGTGCTTTGAGTTTTTGCATAATCATATTGACTGTATCCCAGATGTGAAAATCGACAATTACATTGTCAACGATCATCGCTCGATGGTCGTCCGTCCCATTGGAATTGAAGCTCCTGCAATCTTGTTATGTGGACATCTCGATGTCATCGAGCACCCCCAGCCCAATTGCTATCATTCCGTAATTCGAGAAGGTTGCATCTATGGCCCTGGAACAGGAGATATGAAAGGCCAGATCGCAATTCTCGTCGAACTGTATTGTGCGTTGAACGCTCGACATCCAGGAATTTCAATTGGACTGGCTCTGACTTCCGATGAAGAGCAGGGGGGGACTGATGGCGTCCGGTATTTGTGCGATGACATCGGCTTACGCTGTGGAGTTGTCATCATTCCCGATGGAGGTTCATTGAGTGATATCACGGTTGAAGAGAAGGGGGTCGTGCATGCTCGTGTCTTATTTCATGGACAGGAAGCACACGGAGCTCGTCCCTGGCTGGGCGATAACGCATTAGAAAAGCTGATGCAAAAACTCATGCAGCTCAAAGCCCATTTTGCGACATACTGGCCTGATGAACCGATCGTCGAGCAGAAGAATCACTGGTTCCCAACGTGCAGTATTACGATTTGCGAAACAGAAAACACAACCACCAATCGCATCCCCGATCAAGCCTCGGCTGTTCTGGATATCCGTTTCCCACCTCCACATACGTCCCAATCGATCTTGTCGGATCTGGCAAGCATTCTTGGACCAGAGTGTCAGATTCAACCAAAGATGATGATTGCCGAGCCGACTCATCTGGATCCCGATCCGCTGTTCTGCGAACTCACCAGAGAATTCACAGATTCCCTGAAGCTGGTTCGCGCATCAGGCGGAAGCGATAGTCGATTTTTCCGAAAATATGACATCCCGGTCAACCTCTCTCGCCCGCTCGTCGGAAATCTGCATGCACTTGACGAATGGATCGACATCGATTCGATGGTCACTTACTATCGAATCTGTGAAGCTTACATTGAACGCAAACTTCATCTCAATAAAGTCTTTTGA
- a CDS encoding YaiI/YqxD family protein, with the protein MQIWIDADACPREIKDLLFRAAKRTQTKVTLVANQKMSFPRSEWIDSILVPAGLNVADQRIVELVAPGDLVITADIPLAADVVANGAEALNPRGELYTSANIGERLAMRNLMDDLRGGGEITGGPANFSDKDRQTFANQFDRWLTKAKK; encoded by the coding sequence ATGCAGATCTGGATTGATGCGGATGCTTGTCCGCGGGAAATTAAAGACTTACTGTTTCGTGCGGCCAAAAGGACGCAGACAAAAGTCACACTCGTTGCCAATCAGAAAATGAGTTTTCCACGCTCAGAATGGATCGACAGCATTCTGGTCCCCGCGGGCTTGAATGTCGCAGATCAGCGAATTGTCGAACTGGTTGCCCCTGGTGATCTGGTTATCACTGCTGATATCCCTCTGGCAGCGGACGTCGTTGCAAATGGAGCAGAAGCGCTCAATCCCCGCGGCGAACTTTATACGTCTGCCAATATCGGTGAACGGCTGGCAATGCGAAATCTGATGGATGATTTGCGAGGCGGAGGCGAAATCACAGGCGGCCCAGCTAACTTCAGTGATAAAGATCGCCAGACATTTGCCAATCAATTCGATCGCTGGCTGACCAAAGCAAAAAAGTAA
- a CDS encoding SpoIIE family protein phosphatase codes for MAKLETIAGPNAGDTYPIRNTGVTIVGRDETCDIVLAYRSISRHHAQFICEGDDYFLEDMGSVNGTFVNGEKVTDRVRLYDGHRINFYEIPLIFRGDNYVADSNSHETAEIEETSYELDVMQDHSQPSMNSITQQKRRLKYLLAINSKLAGSLDIDEILPKVLDILFEIFPQSINGHIMLLDEDKKLIPRAFKQGRDDDSSVLTMIPSNSKLAPEVIRNKQGVLRDSDEVSESVLDEPVCSTMCVPLLSPNKKPLGAIELETAEEINRFLDEDLEVLSSVADMTGLAIAYAKAHTESLARQKHLQQMEMAHEVQMKMLPRNRPDSNEYDFADFYCAAEQVGGDFFYYRWLSSKRLVIALGDICGKGMPAALKMAQMTVRLHHIMETAKSLKSAMQRLNAASFADIEELEISMTTLVVCVLNIQDHTLSIANAGHIPPICVMSENQKLVHLTHAGDGLPLGVAIDADYHPATYKINPGDVVLLCTDGATEAMDTHGDLYGVEGICQSIQKSEPSAQSVVNQIVKDVRTFSIGQARQDDMCILAFGRK; via the coding sequence ATGGCAAAGCTGGAAACGATTGCCGGTCCAAATGCGGGAGACACTTACCCGATTCGAAACACGGGTGTCACAATAGTTGGACGTGATGAAACCTGTGATATTGTGCTGGCCTACCGATCGATCTCGCGGCATCATGCCCAATTCATTTGTGAAGGCGATGACTATTTCCTGGAAGACATGGGCAGTGTGAACGGCACATTCGTCAATGGGGAAAAAGTGACAGATCGCGTTCGTCTGTATGATGGACATCGCATTAACTTTTACGAAATCCCTCTCATTTTCCGTGGTGACAATTATGTCGCCGATAGCAATTCTCACGAAACTGCTGAGATTGAAGAAACATCTTATGAACTCGATGTCATGCAGGACCATTCTCAACCGAGCATGAACTCAATCACTCAGCAGAAGAGACGGCTCAAGTATCTTCTGGCAATCAATTCCAAGCTTGCAGGCTCGCTGGATATTGATGAGATCCTGCCCAAAGTTCTGGACATTCTGTTTGAAATATTTCCACAGTCGATCAACGGTCACATCATGCTGCTCGACGAGGATAAAAAATTAATCCCCCGAGCATTCAAGCAAGGACGGGATGATGACAGCAGTGTTCTGACGATGATTCCCTCAAACAGTAAGTTGGCGCCAGAAGTTATCCGTAATAAGCAGGGAGTTCTTCGCGACTCGGATGAAGTCAGTGAATCGGTACTCGATGAACCTGTCTGTTCCACAATGTGCGTCCCCTTGCTCTCTCCTAATAAAAAACCGTTAGGAGCAATCGAGTTAGAAACAGCCGAGGAAATCAACAGATTTCTCGATGAGGATCTGGAAGTATTGAGCAGTGTTGCCGATATGACGGGCTTGGCGATTGCCTATGCGAAAGCCCACACGGAATCTCTGGCACGTCAAAAACATTTGCAACAGATGGAAATGGCACATGAAGTTCAGATGAAAATGCTGCCACGCAATCGTCCTGATTCGAATGAGTATGATTTTGCTGATTTCTATTGTGCCGCCGAGCAGGTTGGCGGTGATTTCTTTTATTACCGGTGGCTCTCCTCAAAACGACTCGTAATTGCCTTAGGAGACATCTGTGGTAAAGGGATGCCAGCTGCCTTGAAAATGGCACAAATGACTGTTCGACTGCATCACATTATGGAAACCGCAAAAAGTCTAAAGTCCGCCATGCAACGTCTCAATGCGGCTTCTTTTGCAGATATCGAAGAGCTTGAAATATCGATGACCACTTTGGTCGTCTGCGTGTTGAATATTCAAGATCATACATTATCTATTGCCAATGCCGGGCACATTCCGCCTATTTGTGTCATGTCAGAAAACCAAAAATTAGTCCATTTGACACATGCTGGAGATGGCCTGCCGCTTGGTGTGGCAATTGATGCAGACTATCACCCGGCTACCTATAAGATCAATCCAGGAGATGTTGTTCTGCTTTGCACCGACGGGGCAACCGAAGCCATGGATACACACGGGGATTTATACGGTGTTGAAGGTATTTGCCAATCGATTCAAAAGTCCGAGCCATCTGCTCAATCCGTAGTCAACCAAATCGTGAAAGATGTCCGCACCTTCAGCATCGGACAGGCAAGACAGGACGACATGTGCATTCTGGCCTTTGGACGTAAGTGA
- a CDS encoding SulP family inorganic anion transporter yields the protein MLEYFSKHRASVKNDVLAAITVALALVPEAVAFAFVAGVPPTVGLYSAFFIGFVSAIVGGRPGMISGATGAMAVVVVSLVAMHGIEYLFPAVILCGLLQITVGLLRMGKLIRLVPHSVMLGFVNGLAIVIGLAQLGSFKILGSEGTMTFLQGAPLLIMLGLVGLTMAIIVLLPRFTKAIPSSLAAILLVSLISVGINQYAPQTLAPTGQANVVQTVDDLVMNNLKAKAVQEAAIEQTHTEGTPLAADHHATIDTSVLSSSEIEAAIATVQPTKEPLPMLFFLDSRYVMAPFTWQTLVIIFPFSLILAGVGLIESLMTLTLIDEITETRGNGNRECIGQGTANIVCGLFGGMGGCAMIGQSLINVNSGGRGRLSGIVAAVGLLVLVVLLKPVISMVPMAALVGVMFMVVIGTFEWSTLHTWNKVPRSDVLVMILVAGYTVLFHNLAIAVLLGIVVQALTFAWHHATHMMADIHFEDEKKIYQLHGPLFFASVSSFRDLFDPVNDPPVVAVDFYFSRVYDQSAMESITKLAERYRQEGKNLKLQNLNGDCKRLLERAGEFAEVDISESRHYHITKMI from the coding sequence ATGTTAGAATATTTTTCGAAGCATAGAGCTTCGGTTAAAAACGATGTCTTAGCCGCGATCACTGTCGCATTAGCCTTGGTACCAGAAGCGGTTGCCTTTGCCTTTGTTGCAGGAGTTCCCCCGACGGTTGGTTTGTATTCTGCCTTCTTCATTGGCTTTGTCAGTGCAATTGTTGGTGGTCGTCCGGGGATGATTTCTGGTGCGACAGGCGCGATGGCAGTTGTCGTCGTTTCGTTGGTGGCGATGCATGGGATTGAATATTTGTTCCCAGCAGTCATTTTGTGCGGCCTGCTGCAAATTACAGTGGGACTATTGAGGATGGGAAAACTGATACGCCTCGTCCCACATTCGGTGATGTTAGGATTTGTGAATGGTCTTGCGATCGTTATTGGGCTGGCTCAATTAGGCAGTTTTAAAATACTTGGTAGTGAAGGCACGATGACTTTTTTACAGGGTGCCCCCCTACTCATCATGCTCGGGCTCGTCGGCCTCACCATGGCGATTATTGTTCTTCTGCCGAGATTCACGAAGGCGATTCCCAGTTCGCTGGCAGCAATCTTGCTGGTCTCATTGATCTCCGTCGGTATCAATCAATACGCCCCTCAAACTCTGGCTCCAACCGGTCAGGCTAATGTTGTCCAAACGGTTGACGATCTCGTCATGAATAACCTGAAGGCGAAAGCCGTCCAGGAAGCAGCCATTGAACAGACTCATACTGAAGGGACGCCACTCGCAGCCGATCATCATGCCACAATCGATACCTCAGTTTTAAGTTCCTCAGAAATCGAGGCAGCTATTGCCACTGTGCAACCGACCAAAGAACCATTACCAATGCTGTTCTTTCTGGATTCTCGTTATGTCATGGCTCCTTTCACCTGGCAAACTCTGGTGATCATCTTTCCATTTTCATTGATCCTTGCTGGTGTCGGACTGATTGAATCGCTGATGACATTAACTTTGATTGATGAAATTACTGAGACACGAGGAAATGGAAATCGGGAATGTATCGGACAGGGCACAGCGAATATCGTCTGTGGTTTGTTTGGTGGAATGGGTGGCTGTGCCATGATTGGGCAGTCGCTGATTAACGTGAATTCGGGTGGACGCGGACGGCTTTCTGGCATCGTGGCAGCTGTTGGCCTTCTGGTGCTGGTCGTGCTATTGAAACCAGTGATTTCAATGGTGCCGATGGCTGCTCTTGTTGGTGTGATGTTTATGGTCGTGATCGGCACCTTTGAATGGAGTACTCTACATACTTGGAATAAAGTTCCTCGCAGCGATGTCCTGGTGATGATTCTTGTCGCTGGATACACCGTATTGTTCCATAATCTGGCGATCGCGGTGCTCTTGGGGATTGTGGTTCAGGCTTTGACTTTTGCCTGGCATCATGCCACTCATATGATGGCCGATATTCATTTTGAAGATGAGAAAAAAATCTATCAGCTTCATGGCCCTCTGTTTTTTGCATCGGTCAGCAGTTTTCGCGACCTGTTCGATCCCGTCAACGATCCCCCTGTCGTCGCAGTCGATTTTTACTTCTCACGGGTCTACGATCAGTCGGCTATGGAGTCGATCACCAAATTAGCAGAACGATATCGGCAAGAAGGTAAGAACTTAAAACTGCAAAATCTTAATGGTGATTGTAAACGCCTCCTTGAACGAGCGGGCGAATTTGCAGAGGTTGATATTTCAGAGAGCCGACATTATCACATCACGAAAATGATTTGA
- a CDS encoding DinB family protein gives MTAIDLINRLHEHRMWVNRQLLLASEELTKEQLQQPFEIGQGSVWKTLLHMLAAEYVWLEALEGIETPLMPGDRPGLLPGNQETEERIRSIEELCLKWKEVDRRWITYLDGLTQANLDEIVYKVSTSSQKGKRSGTKRGDILLHVCTHAQYTTSQLVNMLKHLGRTPLPESMLISRPCITL, from the coding sequence ATGACGGCTATTGATTTGATTAATCGACTGCACGAACATCGCATGTGGGTGAATCGGCAATTATTGCTGGCGTCTGAAGAATTAACCAAAGAGCAATTGCAACAACCCTTCGAGATTGGTCAAGGCTCTGTCTGGAAAACGTTGTTGCACATGCTGGCTGCGGAGTATGTCTGGCTGGAAGCGTTGGAAGGGATTGAAACTCCACTGATGCCGGGTGATCGACCGGGATTATTGCCAGGCAATCAGGAAACCGAGGAAAGAATACGATCGATCGAAGAATTGTGCCTGAAGTGGAAAGAAGTTGATCGTCGCTGGATCACTTATCTCGACGGTCTCACTCAGGCCAATCTTGATGAAATCGTTTACAAGGTCAGCACAAGTTCCCAAAAGGGGAAACGATCAGGAACTAAACGAGGAGATATTCTGCTGCATGTTTGCACGCACGCTCAATACACCACCTCTCAGTTGGTTAATATGTTGAAGCATCTTGGCCGAACTCCACTCCCTGAATCCATGTTAATTAGTCGTCCCTGCATAACCCTGTAA
- a CDS encoding rhodanese-like domain-containing protein has protein sequence MAPKHGERFVELCDSVRGQIRECTVADVHAKLEQGQEILLFDVREDHEWEKGHIPQSQHLGKGIIERDIEEKVPDPEAEVYLYCGGGYRSALAAENLQKMGYRNVISMDGGFRGWKEAGYAVET, from the coding sequence ATGGCACCGAAGCATGGGGAACGATTTGTAGAATTGTGCGACTCTGTTCGCGGGCAGATTCGCGAATGCACTGTGGCAGATGTGCATGCAAAACTGGAGCAGGGGCAGGAGATCCTGTTATTCGATGTCCGTGAAGATCACGAATGGGAAAAGGGGCATATCCCTCAATCTCAGCATCTTGGTAAAGGAATTATTGAAAGAGACATCGAAGAAAAAGTACCAGATCCAGAGGCTGAAGTTTACCTCTACTGCGGTGGGGGGTACCGCTCTGCATTAGCGGCGGAAAATCTTCAGAAAATGGGCTATCGAAATGTCATCTCGATGGATGGAGGTTTCCGTGGTTGGAAAGAAGCCGGGTATGCCGTCGAAACATAA
- a CDS encoding pilus assembly protein TadG-related protein: MMNPIVRIKNSRRKLVDEFNQRRGAFMVLAAICLVGAIGFVALSVDIGVLSLTKINLQKAVDAAALAAAQEIIAVIETAGEDGETVGGGTAAGDINSIAIDSAKLMAEKVAALNGVYVDPDVDVAFGRRVFNDDLQRFEVEWGDAPYSGSASYNVVQVTARRTNPDTTLPDGMVDLFFAPIGGNDKAAVAASAVAFVEARDIVSVLDYSGSMNYDSQLSSLSRFGRVALEGNIRDIYDTLQPLDIGCLEFTPEWLTVEGEDPDQAGEAKIYVKFRDDEIDVDSDQEIHEVYLIFEDGGYQFFDNQSGTNRTYAGSGSHDNESIHAAYIRAGTTAVTVAGQDAQGTRIPHIEVTFMENSIYVESTKDLSNVVLEFTDGVQQKFDNLTGHTGTFLGTGSNEGKAIVNAWIKSGRNFSGDGPGYGESFENPGSGGAEYQFFEDSNENVKEAFCLDNTSYPYDSGSWDSYINYVRTSAQVKDAGYRKKYGGLNFVDYLLSQQPRTTQTADLWKTPHYPFHAMKNGMSLFLGFLEDLDFGDHAGIATYDSTSRVEYQVKNENGVVLRDLGTEWITNDYESLDEIQRRKQAGHYNVYTGLGYGIEEAMNLLDTQARPGSRPTLLVMTDGNANRSPSGWSLPSDWNWNELTDFDDDGSADYTTSNRHKQYAFYQAKLAIDKGYTIHTLSVGAGADRNLMRAMAFAGKGEWINVPGGTTIAEVEEQMLEAFSRIAANVPPAKLLNGGE; encoded by the coding sequence ATGATGAACCCCATAGTCAGAATCAAAAACAGTCGTCGCAAACTCGTGGACGAATTCAACCAGAGACGCGGGGCCTTTATGGTCCTTGCGGCGATATGTCTGGTTGGAGCCATAGGATTTGTCGCCTTAAGTGTCGACATTGGTGTGTTGTCTCTAACAAAAATTAATCTGCAGAAAGCAGTTGATGCAGCCGCCCTGGCTGCTGCTCAAGAAATTATCGCAGTGATCGAAACGGCTGGAGAAGATGGGGAAACGGTCGGTGGAGGAACAGCGGCAGGTGATATCAATTCGATTGCCATCGATTCAGCAAAACTCATGGCAGAAAAGGTAGCAGCTCTCAATGGCGTGTATGTCGATCCTGATGTCGATGTCGCATTCGGTCGGCGTGTCTTCAATGACGATTTACAACGATTCGAAGTCGAATGGGGCGATGCTCCTTACAGTGGGAGCGCCTCTTATAATGTCGTCCAGGTCACGGCCCGACGGACAAATCCCGATACCACACTCCCCGACGGTATGGTCGATCTCTTTTTTGCCCCGATTGGCGGAAATGATAAAGCAGCCGTCGCGGCCTCGGCAGTTGCATTTGTCGAAGCTCGCGACATCGTTTCTGTACTCGATTATTCCGGCAGTATGAATTACGACAGTCAACTCAGTTCACTGAGCCGATTTGGTCGAGTCGCGCTCGAAGGGAATATACGAGATATTTACGATACCCTACAACCGCTGGATATAGGCTGCCTCGAATTCACTCCGGAATGGTTAACGGTTGAAGGTGAAGACCCTGATCAAGCCGGGGAAGCAAAGATCTATGTCAAATTTCGCGACGATGAAATCGATGTTGATTCTGATCAGGAAATTCATGAAGTCTATTTGATTTTTGAGGATGGAGGTTATCAGTTTTTTGATAATCAATCGGGGACGAATCGTACGTATGCTGGTTCAGGCAGTCACGACAACGAATCGATTCATGCGGCTTATATTCGCGCGGGAACAACGGCTGTTACGGTCGCAGGACAGGACGCTCAAGGTACTAGGATCCCTCATATTGAAGTGACATTTATGGAGAATTCGATTTATGTGGAATCGACTAAGGATCTCTCGAATGTTGTTCTGGAATTCACTGATGGAGTCCAGCAGAAATTTGATAATTTAACCGGCCATACGGGAACGTTCCTGGGAACAGGATCCAATGAAGGGAAAGCGATTGTAAATGCCTGGATCAAATCAGGCAGAAACTTCAGCGGTGATGGTCCCGGATACGGAGAATCTTTCGAGAATCCAGGAAGCGGTGGTGCTGAGTATCAATTTTTTGAAGACAGCAATGAAAATGTGAAAGAAGCATTCTGTCTGGACAACACCTCTTATCCATATGACTCTGGGAGTTGGGACAGTTACATCAACTATGTCCGAACGAGTGCTCAAGTAAAAGACGCTGGATATCGAAAAAAATATGGTGGCTTGAACTTTGTTGACTATCTGCTCAGCCAGCAACCTCGGACGACACAGACCGCTGATTTGTGGAAAACGCCTCACTATCCTTTTCATGCCATGAAAAACGGCATGAGTCTGTTTCTTGGATTTCTGGAGGATCTCGATTTCGGAGATCACGCTGGCATCGCCACTTACGATTCGACGTCTCGTGTTGAATATCAGGTCAAGAATGAAAACGGTGTTGTTTTACGAGATCTCGGGACAGAATGGATTACAAATGACTATGAGAGCCTGGATGAAATTCAACGTCGCAAGCAAGCCGGTCATTACAATGTTTATACAGGTTTGGGCTACGGTATTGAAGAAGCGATGAATCTGCTCGATACTCAGGCGCGTCCCGGTTCTCGTCCGACATTACTGGTGATGACAGATGGTAATGCCAATCGCAGTCCGTCGGGATGGAGCCTGCCCTCTGATTGGAACTGGAATGAGCTGACGGACTTCGATGATGATGGCTCCGCGGATTATACAACGTCGAATCGACACAAACAGTATGCATTTTATCAGGCGAAGCTCGCCATCGATAAGGGGTATACCATTCACACACTTTCTGTTGGTGCTGGTGCAGATCGCAATTTGATGCGTGCAATGGCATTTGCCGGAAAAGGGGAATGGATTAATGTCCCCGGAGGAACGACCATTGCGGAAGTTGAAGAGCAGATGCTCGAAGCCTTTTCCCGTATTGCCGCCAATGTCCCACCTGCAAAGCTTCTCAATGGTGGAGAATAA
- a CDS encoding TadE/TadG family type IV pilus assembly protein: MNRIISKSQIQPELNDRRGAALVEFAIIAPVFMFLILGMVEMGNALEATTQLSAALREAGRLASMDWSEIVPEGESPNEKVIRDIRNFLKAGGYPGDDITITLTSADGNDVGQTFDLANPANERRLFKLEATIPFEQVSTFPHGLMNGRNINARIVMRAGRISLMN, encoded by the coding sequence ATGAATCGCATCATTTCAAAATCTCAAATTCAACCTGAACTCAATGATCGCCGAGGAGCAGCGCTCGTCGAATTTGCAATTATCGCTCCGGTGTTCATGTTTCTGATTCTCGGAATGGTCGAAATGGGGAATGCCCTGGAAGCCACGACACAACTTTCTGCAGCACTGAGGGAAGCTGGCCGGTTGGCAAGTATGGATTGGTCGGAAATTGTTCCCGAAGGGGAATCTCCAAACGAGAAAGTCATTCGCGATATCCGTAATTTTCTGAAAGCTGGAGGTTATCCCGGAGATGACATTACGATCACACTGACCTCTGCTGATGGAAATGATGTCGGCCAAACATTTGACCTGGCAAATCCTGCTAATGAGCGACGTCTCTTCAAATTAGAAGCGACGATTCCATTTGAACAAGTCAGCACTTTCCCGCATGGGTTGATGAACGGACGAAATATTAACGCTCGAATAGTAATGCGAGCCGGACGAATCTCGCTGATGAATTGA
- a CDS encoding TadE/TadG family type IV pilus assembly protein, whose amino-acid sequence MKLFNKKSRTAVKNTCDQKRRGAATVEFAVVVPVFGIFLAAMVEFGHAYMVQTTLRGAAKKAARYGVANGVTTTDVKMEALRVVSAAIDTSSLSIIVKDADVFDSSDSPTDDLDFEDLPDIELANATTRHLYIIRLSIPYEEVALFPPFWTDNLTLHSQSVMRHE is encoded by the coding sequence ATGAAACTCTTCAACAAAAAATCACGGACTGCAGTCAAGAACACTTGCGATCAAAAACGTCGCGGAGCCGCTACCGTTGAATTTGCGGTTGTGGTTCCGGTCTTTGGAATCTTTCTGGCAGCGATGGTGGAATTTGGTCATGCCTATATGGTGCAAACGACATTGAGAGGCGCAGCTAAGAAAGCCGCCCGGTATGGAGTCGCCAATGGCGTGACAACGACCGATGTCAAAATGGAAGCTTTGCGAGTGGTCTCTGCGGCCATCGATACGAGTTCGCTTTCAATCATTGTCAAAGATGCCGATGTGTTTGACTCCTCGGATTCTCCAACCGATGACCTCGACTTTGAAGACCTGCCGGACATTGAACTGGCCAATGCGACTACACGTCATCTGTATATTATTAGACTGTCTATCCCCTATGAAGAAGTCGCCCTGTTTCCGCCATTCTGGACTGACAATCTCACACTACACAGTCAGTCCGTAATGAGGCATGAATAG
- a CDS encoding alpha/beta hydrolase produces the protein MKRFCRLMIGIVLVAASMEHASSIMAQPPFAPAQKNVAYDDQDKSQVLDVYQTKSEKPAPVMVYIHGGGWRGGSKNQIPGWLRQGFEKGLFSVVAVEYRFTNVDPHPAQVNDCVRAIQFIRHNAGKWNLDPQRIGVTGGSAGGHLTLWVALHDDAAEPKSEDPVEQESSRVNCAISFAGPTDWSLLSEIEHKHPAYRQLLGYEPRTSADEMKQDAKDDVSPISFVSDDDPPVMQVHGDHDDIVPIEHAKKMDQKLQEAGVKSELLIIPGGNHGVAGAGPQVTDRATAFVKEYLLSP, from the coding sequence ATGAAGCGGTTTTGCAGATTGATGATCGGAATTGTTCTCGTTGCAGCCAGTATGGAGCATGCGTCGTCAATTATGGCTCAACCGCCATTCGCTCCTGCCCAGAAAAATGTCGCTTATGATGACCAAGATAAGTCCCAGGTGCTGGATGTTTATCAGACAAAATCAGAGAAGCCTGCACCGGTAATGGTTTACATCCACGGCGGCGGTTGGAGAGGGGGCTCTAAAAATCAAATTCCCGGATGGCTCCGGCAAGGCTTTGAAAAAGGTCTGTTTTCTGTTGTTGCCGTCGAATATCGCTTTACTAATGTCGATCCACATCCTGCTCAGGTCAACGATTGTGTCCGGGCGATTCAGTTCATCAGACACAATGCGGGAAAATGGAATCTGGACCCACAACGGATTGGAGTGACAGGTGGGTCTGCCGGCGGGCATCTTACGTTATGGGTTGCTTTGCATGACGATGCAGCGGAACCGAAATCAGAGGATCCTGTCGAACAGGAATCGTCCCGCGTCAATTGTGCCATCAGTTTTGCCGGACCGACCGACTGGTCCTTGCTCAGCGAGATAGAACATAAACATCCCGCTTATCGTCAACTACTCGGATATGAGCCCCGAACTTCCGCTGATGAAATGAAACAGGATGCCAAAGATGATGTTTCTCCAATCAGTTTTGTTTCAGATGATGATCCCCCAGTCATGCAGGTCCACGGCGATCATGATGACATCGTACCGATCGAACATGCGAAAAAGATGGATCAAAAATTACAGGAAGCCGGTGTGAAATCAGAACTATTGATTATTCCCGGCGGAAATCATGGTGTCGCAGGTGCCGGCCCTCAAGTGACAGATCGTGCGACCGCTTTCGTGAAAGAATATTTGCTCAGTCCATAA